The Oryzias latipes chromosome 4, ASM223467v1 genome includes a window with the following:
- the LOC101163964 gene encoding anionic trypsin-2-like, with product MKALGQFLLFHALFCAASHVQGSVIINGELAPEGSMQFMVSVQNKNGHVCGGFLICEDFVVTAAHCDSGLNHVILGGHNWKNSNVKKIQISNQYKHKKYSDVQYGYDIMLLKLAENATMGENIKTIPLAENDMNLSVNQECSVAGWGKTVSTGGLADDLRVVNVSIIDHNDCQQSWGGLPPNVICAGGKYTVKGFCQGDSGGPLVCNGKAVGIVSFNKGDNCKYPDVPNVYTDIREYVDWINNITKSTECLM from the exons ATGAAGGCTCTGGGACAGTTTCTGCTTTTCCACGCTCTTTTTTGTGCTGCATCACATG TTCAAGGAAGTGTCATCATCAATGGGGAACTTGCTCCAGAAGGTTCCATGCAGTTCATGGTGTCCGTCCAGAACAAAAATGGTCACGTGTGTGGAGGCTTCCTCATCTGCGAAGACTTTGTGGTCACTGCTGCTCACTGTGACAG TGGTCTGAATCACGTCATTCTGGGaggacacaactggaaaaacagcaatgtCAAGAAAATTCAAATAAGCAACCAATACAAGCACAAAAAATACAGTGATGTTCAATATGGCTACGACATAATGCTCCTTAAA TTGGCCGAAAATGCTACCATGGGAGAGAACATTAAAACAATTCCGCTGGCAGAAAATGACATGAATTTGAGTGTAAATCAGGAGTGCTCTGTGGCTGGATGGGGGAAGACGGTGAGCACTGGCGGTCTTGCGGATGACCTGAGGGTGGTGAATGTGTCCATCATAGATCACAATGACTGTCAGCAGAGCTGGGGGGGCCTTCCCCCCAATGTGATCTGTGCAGGTGGAAAGTATACAGTCAAAGGATTCTGTCAG GGGGATTCTGGTGGTCCTCTGGTGTGCAACGGCAAAGCTGTTGGCATTGTCTCTTTTAACAAGGGTGACAACTGCAAATACCCTGATGTGCCCAACGTCTACACGGACATCAGAGAATATGTTGATTGGATCAACAACATCACCAAGAGCACAGAGTGCCTCATGTGA